One region of Caldimonas thermodepolymerans genomic DNA includes:
- a CDS encoding MmgE/PrpD family protein — translation MTAMNRRAFAQTSLMAAGALALSPALASTAAAPAKPAVGIGSGAPDAILTLVDYCLQTTYEKLPADVVAVTKNQIVDTLGIALAGAREPGALELREFAMEMGGKPEARIWGTDVRVPAQDAARVNATASHALDFDDTYERSVVHPAVITVPAAFATADLLGKVSGKDLITAIALGTDVACRLANSSQPGVDGFKLGWHNTSIYGYFASAIVAGKLMGLDRDQLVSALGIVLHQVAGNAQAHVDGALTKRMGPGFGSYAGVMAARLAQRGVRGAKGVLEGIRGFYHQYHNRNYSREILFEGLGTTYAAQGLSFKPWPSCRGSHTAADAALQLVNEHKLKATDVEAITIYNGPGEYPLLDTPIEKKRVPTTVVEAQFSNPWVVATALVDGKVGLEHFAPAAFKRADLLAVTQRVTAVEDAGLARPGGGPGGTRIEMRLKDGRTVSKTVSHAKGEPNNPMSRAEFQQKFMDCTAYAGMGAAQATSLLQQIERLDTLADAGALTAAAVIPGAKQA, via the coding sequence ATGACCGCAATGAACCGCCGGGCGTTCGCCCAGACCTCCCTCATGGCTGCCGGTGCGCTGGCGTTGTCGCCCGCGCTCGCCTCGACCGCGGCGGCCCCCGCCAAGCCCGCCGTGGGCATCGGCTCGGGCGCCCCGGACGCCATCCTGACTCTGGTGGACTACTGCCTGCAGACCACCTACGAGAAGCTGCCGGCCGACGTCGTCGCCGTCACGAAGAACCAGATCGTCGACACGCTGGGCATCGCGCTGGCCGGCGCCCGCGAGCCGGGCGCGCTGGAGCTGCGCGAGTTCGCGATGGAGATGGGCGGCAAGCCCGAGGCGCGCATCTGGGGCACCGACGTGCGCGTGCCGGCCCAGGACGCCGCGCGCGTCAACGCCACCGCCTCGCACGCGCTGGACTTCGACGACACCTACGAACGCTCGGTGGTGCACCCGGCGGTCATCACGGTGCCGGCCGCCTTCGCGACCGCCGACCTGCTCGGCAAGGTCAGCGGCAAGGACCTGATCACCGCGATCGCGCTGGGCACGGACGTCGCCTGCCGCCTGGCCAACTCGTCGCAGCCGGGCGTGGACGGCTTCAAGCTCGGCTGGCACAACACCAGCATCTACGGCTACTTCGCCTCGGCCATCGTCGCCGGCAAGCTGATGGGCCTGGACCGCGACCAGCTGGTCTCGGCGCTGGGCATCGTGCTGCACCAGGTGGCCGGCAACGCACAGGCCCACGTCGACGGCGCGCTGACCAAGCGCATGGGCCCGGGCTTCGGCTCCTATGCCGGCGTGATGGCCGCGCGCCTGGCGCAGCGCGGCGTGCGCGGCGCCAAGGGCGTGCTCGAAGGCATCCGCGGCTTCTACCACCAGTACCACAACCGCAACTACTCGCGCGAGATCCTGTTCGAGGGCCTGGGCACCACCTACGCGGCGCAGGGCCTGTCGTTCAAGCCCTGGCCGTCGTGCCGCGGCAGCCACACCGCGGCCGACGCGGCGCTGCAACTGGTCAACGAACACAAGCTCAAGGCCACGGACGTCGAGGCCATCACGATCTACAACGGCCCGGGCGAGTACCCGCTGCTGGACACCCCGATCGAGAAGAAGCGCGTGCCGACCACCGTGGTCGAGGCGCAGTTCAGCAACCCGTGGGTGGTCGCCACCGCGCTGGTCGACGGCAAGGTGGGCCTGGAGCACTTCGCGCCGGCCGCGTTCAAGCGCGCCGACCTGCTGGCCGTCACGCAGCGCGTCACCGCGGTCGAGGACGCCGGCCTGGCACGTCCGGGTGGCGGCCCCGGCGGCACCCGCATCGAGATGCGCCTGAAGGACGGCCGCACGGTGAGCAAGACGGTCAGCCACGCCAAGGGCGAGCCGAACAACCCGATGAGCCGCGCCGAGTTCCAGCAGAAGTTCATGGACTGCACCGCCTACGCCGGCATGGGTGCGGCGCAGGCCACCTCGCTGCTGCAGCAGATCGAGCGCCTGGACACGCTGGCCGATGCCGGCGCGCTGACGGCCGCGGCCGTCATCCCCGGCGCCAAGCAGGCCTGA
- a CDS encoding fumarylacetoacetate hydrolase family protein gives MKLLRIGAKGQERPALLDGEGRLRDLSAHIPDVTGATIGPESLARLRALDPASLPVIEGEHRVGACVGNVGKLICTGLNYADHAAESNMPLPTEPLLFMKATSAICGPYDDVTRPPGAEKLDWEVELAIVIGSRAKHVREADALKHVAGYCVINDVSERTYQLDRGGQWMKGKSYDNFAPIGPWLVTTDEITQPNELDMWLKVDDVVRQNGNTRTMVFSVAKVVSYISQFMTLEPGDVIATGTPPGVGMGIKPEPVYLKDGQVMRAGIQGLGEQCQRVLPSQV, from the coding sequence ATGAAACTCCTCCGCATCGGTGCGAAAGGCCAGGAACGTCCGGCGCTGCTGGACGGCGAAGGCCGCCTGCGCGACCTGTCCGCCCACATCCCCGACGTCACCGGCGCCACCATCGGCCCCGAGTCGCTGGCCCGCCTGCGCGCGCTGGATCCGGCCTCGCTGCCCGTGATCGAAGGCGAGCACCGCGTCGGCGCCTGCGTCGGCAACGTCGGCAAGCTGATCTGCACCGGCCTGAACTACGCCGACCACGCCGCCGAATCGAACATGCCGCTGCCCACCGAGCCGCTGCTGTTCATGAAGGCCACCTCGGCCATCTGCGGCCCCTACGACGACGTGACCCGCCCGCCCGGCGCCGAGAAGCTGGACTGGGAAGTCGAGCTGGCCATCGTGATCGGCTCGCGCGCCAAGCACGTCCGCGAAGCCGACGCGCTGAAGCACGTGGCCGGCTACTGCGTCATCAACGACGTGTCCGAGCGCACCTACCAGCTGGACCGCGGCGGCCAGTGGATGAAGGGCAAGAGCTACGACAACTTCGCGCCGATCGGCCCGTGGCTGGTGACCACCGACGAGATCACCCAGCCCAACGAGCTCGACATGTGGCTGAAGGTCGACGACGTGGTGCGCCAGAACGGCAACACCCGCACGATGGTGTTCAGCGTCGCCAAGGTCGTGTCCTACATCAGCCAGTTCATGACGCTGGAGCCGGGCGACGTGATCGCCACCGGCACCCCGCCGGGCGTGGGCATGGGCATCAAGCCCGAGCCGGTCTACCTGAAGGATGGCCAGGTCATGCGTGCCGGCATCCAGGGCCTGGGCGAACAGTGCCAGCGCGTGTTGCCTTCGCAGGTCTGA
- a CDS encoding fumarylacetoacetate hydrolase family protein produces MRFVTYRANGQASYGLLRGTDIVDLASRLGAQAPTLRALIETGRAAELVAPHAQAAADHQLGQVELLPVIPDPSLIACIGHNYEAHRIETGREVVGNPSVFLRIPDSLQGADQPLLMPRESDRFDYEGELAIVIGKGGRRIPEAEAWDHVFGVSCFNDGSVRDYQRHTAQFIPGKNFPLTGSFGPALVTLDELPADRVVELTTRLNGEVMQNAKTDQLIFPIPRLIAYISTWATLRPGDVIVTGTPGGVGDKRNPQRFMKDGEVVEVEISSVGLLRNVVKKEA; encoded by the coding sequence ATGCGTTTCGTCACCTACCGTGCCAACGGCCAGGCCAGCTACGGCCTGCTGCGCGGCACCGACATCGTCGACCTGGCCAGCCGCCTCGGCGCCCAGGCCCCCACGCTGCGCGCGCTGATCGAGACCGGCCGCGCCGCCGAACTGGTCGCCCCGCACGCCCAGGCCGCGGCCGACCACCAGCTCGGCCAGGTCGAGCTGCTGCCGGTGATCCCCGACCCGTCGCTGATCGCCTGCATCGGCCACAACTACGAGGCCCACCGCATCGAGACCGGCCGCGAGGTGGTCGGCAACCCCTCGGTGTTCCTGCGCATCCCCGATTCGCTGCAGGGCGCCGACCAGCCGCTGCTGATGCCGCGCGAGTCCGACCGCTTCGACTACGAAGGCGAGCTGGCCATCGTGATCGGCAAGGGCGGCCGCCGCATCCCCGAGGCCGAGGCCTGGGACCACGTGTTCGGCGTGTCCTGCTTCAACGACGGCAGCGTGCGCGACTACCAGCGCCACACCGCCCAGTTCATCCCGGGCAAGAACTTCCCGCTGACGGGTTCGTTCGGCCCGGCGCTGGTCACGCTGGACGAGCTGCCGGCCGACCGCGTGGTCGAGCTGACCACCCGCCTCAACGGCGAGGTGATGCAGAATGCCAAGACCGACCAGCTGATCTTCCCGATCCCGCGCCTGATCGCCTACATCTCGACCTGGGCGACGCTGCGCCCCGGCGACGTGATCGTCACCGGCACGCCGGGCGGCGTCGGCGACAAGCGCAATCCGCAGCGCTTCATGAAGGACGGCGAGGTCGTCGAAGTCGAGATTTCCTCGGTCGGCCTGCTGCGCAACGTCGTCAAGAAAGAAGCCTGA
- a CDS encoding PDR/VanB family oxidoreductase: MSEQSLDRVPVRLQSVRYAARDTHLYEFVRLDGQPFPSCTPGAHIDVHLPNGITRAYSLVESGEQRRSLVVGVKRDPNSRGGSRWLHEQARVGMELHVSGPRNHFPLLEDASHTVLVAGGIGITPIWCMAQRLKALGKPFTLYYSARSRADMAFLEEAQALGDAAHLHFDDEAGGVMDMAAIMKAVPVGAHLYCCGPTPMLDAYEAAAKAAGLPADNVHLERFTPVQAAATDGNYVVQLARSGKEIQITAGTTLLEALEANGICVGASCREGLCGTCEVVVLEGEVDHRDSVLTDAEKASNRTMMVCCSGSRSARLVLDL, translated from the coding sequence ATGAGCGAACAAAGCCTCGACCGCGTCCCGGTGCGCCTGCAGTCGGTGCGCTACGCCGCGCGCGACACGCACCTGTACGAGTTCGTGCGCCTGGACGGCCAGCCGTTCCCGTCGTGCACCCCGGGCGCGCACATCGACGTGCACCTGCCCAACGGCATCACGCGTGCGTACTCGCTGGTCGAGTCCGGCGAGCAGCGCCGCAGTCTGGTGGTCGGCGTCAAGCGCGACCCCAACAGCCGCGGCGGCTCGCGCTGGCTGCACGAGCAGGCGCGCGTCGGCATGGAGCTGCACGTCTCCGGCCCGCGCAACCACTTCCCGCTGCTCGAGGACGCCAGCCACACCGTGCTGGTGGCCGGCGGCATCGGCATCACGCCGATCTGGTGCATGGCGCAGCGCCTGAAGGCGCTGGGCAAGCCGTTCACGCTGTACTACTCGGCCCGCTCGCGCGCCGACATGGCCTTCCTCGAGGAAGCGCAGGCGCTGGGCGACGCCGCGCACCTGCACTTCGACGACGAGGCGGGCGGCGTGATGGACATGGCCGCGATCATGAAGGCGGTGCCGGTCGGCGCGCACCTGTACTGCTGCGGTCCCACGCCCATGCTGGACGCCTACGAGGCGGCCGCCAAGGCGGCCGGCCTGCCGGCGGACAACGTGCACCTGGAGCGCTTCACCCCGGTGCAGGCCGCGGCCACCGACGGCAACTACGTCGTGCAGCTGGCGCGCAGCGGCAAGGAGATCCAGATCACGGCCGGCACCACGCTGCTCGAGGCCCTGGAAGCCAACGGCATCTGCGTGGGCGCCTCCTGCCGCGAAGGACTGTGCGGCACCTGCGAGGTGGTCGTGCTCGAGGGCGAGGTCGACCACCGCGACTCGGTGCTGACCGACGCCGAGAAGGCCTCCAACCGCACGATGATGGTCTGCTGCTCGGGCTCGCGCAGTGCGCGGCTGGTGCTGGACCTCTGA
- a CDS encoding fumarylacetoacetate hydrolase family protein, which yields MKICWYDDDRLGVVQGDQIFDVTAALRVLPAPQYPAGCKAQGDLLIANLDAVRAEIERVLPQAAARPLAGAKLLCPVAQPGKIIGVPVNYADHVAEAKADAATFTTRFTGSIEEQGLFLKATSSLIGCSEPVQVHLPNRLTHHEIELGLVIGKSAKNVKAEDALSYVAGYAIALDMTVRGGEDRSMRKSVDTYSVLGPWLVTADEIADPQALDLELTVNGQPRQRSNTAKMIMYIAQQIAWASTFYTLMPGDIIMTGTCEGVGPVVPGDRIHARVEGIGEMDVDVVAAGA from the coding sequence ATGAAGATCTGCTGGTACGACGACGACCGCCTGGGCGTCGTCCAGGGCGATCAAATTTTCGACGTCACGGCCGCGCTGCGCGTGCTGCCGGCCCCGCAGTACCCCGCCGGCTGCAAGGCCCAGGGTGACCTGCTGATTGCCAACCTCGACGCCGTGCGCGCCGAGATCGAGCGCGTGCTGCCGCAGGCCGCCGCGCGCCCGCTGGCCGGCGCGAAGCTGCTGTGCCCGGTGGCGCAGCCCGGCAAGATCATCGGCGTGCCGGTGAACTACGCCGACCACGTCGCCGAGGCCAAGGCCGACGCGGCCACCTTCACGACCCGCTTCACCGGCTCGATCGAGGAGCAGGGCCTGTTCCTGAAGGCCACCAGCTCGCTGATCGGCTGCAGCGAGCCGGTGCAGGTGCACCTGCCCAACCGCCTGACCCACCACGAGATCGAGCTGGGCCTGGTGATCGGCAAGAGCGCCAAGAACGTCAAGGCCGAGGACGCGCTGTCCTACGTGGCCGGCTACGCGATCGCGCTGGACATGACCGTGCGCGGCGGCGAGGACCGCTCGATGCGCAAGTCGGTCGACACCTACTCGGTGCTGGGCCCGTGGCTGGTCACCGCCGACGAGATCGCCGACCCGCAGGCGCTGGACCTGGAGCTGACCGTCAACGGCCAGCCGCGCCAGCGTTCCAACACCGCGAAGATGATCATGTACATCGCGCAGCAGATTGCGTGGGCCTCGACTTTCTACACGCTGATGCCGGGCGACATCATCATGACCGGCACCTGCGAAGGCGTCGGCCCCGTGGTGCCGGGCGACCGCATCCATGCCCGCGTAGAGGGCATCGGCGAGATGGACGTGGACGTCGTTGCGGCAGGAGCCTGA
- a CDS encoding cupin domain-containing protein: MSLTNEDVLRRWHEARLAPLWESPNAHKEAAPPIPAHIWRWEEMRPLIELAFQEQSPAAVQRRVLQMWSPASQSLADEFTCGNVLAAYQCLLPGETARPHRHPMNALRFMLEGSGVITLVDRKECPMEFGDLVLTPGMTWHEHRHDGKVPVVWLDVLDVPLHLKIGTAMFEPGPIHDNPVTMPDACFASPNILPAVTYGRADHSPVFRYPYADAVRALQAAPESPDGARRIRYVNPLNGASAMAVLESTMMQIDGGVTTKPMRTNASLVCAVVEGEGESRIGDQTLRWKQRDVFTIPQRAWASHTAFGAGARIYIVSDADMLRRLGLLQEEIQENAA; encoded by the coding sequence ATGTCGCTGACGAACGAAGACGTCCTGCGCCGCTGGCACGAGGCGCGCCTGGCCCCGCTGTGGGAGAGCCCCAACGCCCACAAGGAGGCTGCCCCGCCGATCCCTGCGCACATCTGGCGCTGGGAAGAGATGCGCCCGCTCATCGAGCTGGCCTTCCAGGAGCAGTCCCCCGCGGCCGTGCAGCGCCGCGTGCTGCAGATGTGGAGCCCCGCATCGCAGTCGCTGGCCGACGAGTTCACCTGCGGCAACGTGCTGGCGGCCTACCAATGTCTGCTGCCCGGCGAGACCGCGCGGCCGCACCGCCATCCGATGAACGCGCTGCGCTTCATGCTCGAGGGCAGCGGCGTCATCACGCTGGTGGACCGCAAGGAATGCCCGATGGAGTTCGGCGACCTGGTGCTCACGCCCGGCATGACCTGGCACGAACACCGCCACGACGGCAAGGTGCCGGTCGTGTGGCTGGACGTGCTGGACGTGCCGCTGCACCTGAAGATCGGCACGGCAATGTTCGAGCCGGGCCCGATCCACGACAACCCGGTGACGATGCCCGACGCCTGCTTCGCGTCGCCCAACATCCTGCCGGCCGTCACCTACGGCCGCGCCGACCACTCGCCGGTGTTCCGCTACCCCTATGCCGACGCGGTGCGCGCGCTGCAGGCCGCGCCCGAGTCGCCCGATGGCGCCCGCCGCATCCGCTACGTCAACCCGCTCAACGGGGCCAGCGCGATGGCGGTGCTCGAGTCGACGATGATGCAGATCGACGGCGGCGTCACCACCAAGCCGATGCGCACCAACGCCAGCCTGGTCTGCGCGGTGGTCGAAGGCGAGGGCGAATCCCGCATCGGCGACCAGACCCTGCGCTGGAAACAGCGCGACGTGTTCACGATCCCGCAGCGTGCCTGGGCGTCGCACACCGCCTTCGGCGCCGGCGCGCGCATCTACATCGTGTCGGATGCCGACATGCTGCGCCGCCTGGGCCTGCTGCAGGAAGAAATTCAGGAGAACGCTGCATGA
- a CDS encoding ABC transporter substrate-binding protein, with amino-acid sequence MSKLTLSVAIGNYDRCRPLLDGDVQIDGVNPVFMTLPPEEIFFRAFRGREFDICELSLSSSTVQTANGNFPYVGLPIFLSRAFRQTAVYVRTDRIKSPEDLRGKRIGLPEYQLTANVWVRQFLEDDYGIKPSDVTWVRGGISHAGRPEKIKLNLPADVRLEDAPEGETISSLLAKGEIDAFVAPRPPDVPPGTPNIGWLFPDPVAESMAYYRRTRIFPIMHILGVRRELAEQHPWLPGAICKAFERAKQQAYEHLADTSATKVLLPFFEVRMAEARALMGEDYWSYGIDANRHVLETFFRTHHSQGLSSRLVTPEDLFHPGTFESFRL; translated from the coding sequence ATGAGCAAGCTGACCCTTTCCGTTGCCATCGGCAACTACGACCGTTGCCGTCCGCTGCTCGACGGCGACGTGCAGATCGACGGGGTGAACCCCGTGTTCATGACGCTGCCGCCGGAGGAGATCTTCTTCCGCGCCTTCCGCGGCCGCGAGTTCGACATCTGCGAGCTGTCGCTGTCGAGCTCCACCGTGCAGACCGCCAACGGCAACTTCCCCTACGTCGGGCTGCCGATCTTCCTGTCGCGCGCGTTCCGCCAGACGGCCGTGTACGTGCGCACCGACCGCATCAAGTCCCCCGAGGACCTGCGCGGCAAGCGCATCGGCCTGCCCGAGTACCAGCTCACCGCCAACGTCTGGGTGCGCCAGTTCCTCGAGGACGACTACGGCATCAAGCCCTCGGACGTGACCTGGGTGCGCGGGGGCATCTCGCACGCCGGGCGTCCCGAGAAGATCAAGCTGAACCTGCCCGCGGACGTGCGCCTGGAAGACGCCCCCGAGGGCGAGACCATCTCCAGCCTGCTGGCCAAGGGCGAGATCGACGCGTTCGTCGCGCCGCGCCCGCCCGACGTGCCGCCGGGCACGCCCAACATCGGCTGGCTGTTCCCGGACCCGGTGGCCGAGTCGATGGCGTACTACCGGCGCACGCGCATCTTCCCGATCATGCACATCCTGGGGGTGCGCCGCGAGCTGGCCGAGCAGCACCCGTGGCTGCCCGGGGCGATCTGCAAGGCGTTCGAGCGTGCCAAGCAGCAGGCCTACGAGCACCTGGCCGACACCTCGGCCACCAAGGTGCTGCTGCCGTTCTTCGAGGTGCGCATGGCCGAGGCGCGTGCGCTCATGGGCGAGGACTACTGGTCCTACGGCATCGACGCCAACCGCCACGTGCTGGAGACCTTCTTCCGCACCCACCACAGCCAGGGCCTGTCCTCGCGACTGGTGACCCCGGAAGACCTGTTCCATCCCGGCACGTTCGAGAGTTTCCGCCTCTGA
- a CDS encoding CaiB/BaiF CoA transferase family protein, whose amino-acid sequence MKDALQGVLVIELGTVLTAPLCGMMLADLGARVIKVEHPEGGDPFRRHAGSLYSPHFTAYNRGKESIQLDLQSAEGKADLRKLLEKADVLIENYRPGVLKRLGFGDDVLQELNPRLVRCSITGFGADGPYANRPCYDAVAVALGGLASQMLDPNEPQVYGPTIADNITGMYAAYGVLGALVRRNVTGKGARVEVNMLETSIAFSPEGFAQYTRLGMVPNSQTRVAISQSYAFTCADGKLFSVHLSSVDKFWQAFAGVLERPDLLQDPRFATPQSRTKHYQELRAEVAAIVRTRTRAEWFERLEASDVPFAPVNTVPEVMEDPQVRHLQIFHETTHPQVGKLTLMHRPVRIDGERGPDDRPPPMLGEHGEALRREFGLNPAPVKTQTPSA is encoded by the coding sequence ATGAAAGATGCACTGCAAGGCGTGCTGGTGATCGAGCTCGGCACGGTGCTGACCGCCCCGCTGTGCGGGATGATGCTCGCCGACCTGGGCGCGCGCGTCATCAAGGTCGAGCACCCGGAAGGCGGCGACCCGTTCCGCCGTCACGCCGGCTCGCTGTACAGCCCGCACTTCACCGCCTACAACCGCGGCAAGGAAAGCATCCAGCTGGACCTGCAGAGCGCCGAGGGCAAGGCCGACCTGCGCAAGCTGCTCGAGAAGGCCGACGTGCTGATCGAGAACTACCGTCCCGGCGTGCTCAAGCGCCTGGGCTTCGGCGACGACGTGCTGCAGGAGCTGAACCCGCGCCTGGTGCGCTGCTCGATCACCGGCTTCGGCGCCGACGGCCCGTACGCGAACCGTCCCTGCTACGACGCGGTGGCGGTGGCGCTGGGCGGCCTGGCCAGCCAGATGCTGGACCCGAACGAGCCGCAGGTCTACGGCCCGACGATCGCCGACAACATCACCGGCATGTACGCCGCCTACGGCGTGCTGGGCGCGCTGGTGCGCCGCAACGTCACCGGCAAGGGCGCGCGTGTGGAGGTCAACATGCTGGAGACCTCGATCGCGTTCTCGCCGGAAGGCTTCGCGCAGTACACGCGCCTGGGCATGGTGCCCAACTCGCAGACCCGCGTCGCGATCTCGCAGTCGTACGCCTTCACCTGCGCCGACGGCAAGCTGTTCTCGGTGCACCTGTCGTCGGTCGACAAGTTCTGGCAGGCCTTTGCCGGCGTGCTGGAGCGTCCCGACCTGCTGCAGGACCCGCGCTTCGCGACCCCGCAGTCGCGCACCAAGCACTACCAGGAGCTGCGCGCCGAAGTGGCCGCGATCGTGCGCACCCGCACGCGCGCCGAATGGTTCGAGCGCCTGGAAGCCAGCGACGTGCCGTTCGCGCCGGTCAACACCGTGCCCGAGGTGATGGAAGACCCGCAGGTCAGGCACCTGCAGATCTTCCACGAGACCACCCACCCGCAGGTGGGCAAGCTGACGCTGATGCACCGTCCGGTGCGCATCGACGGCGAGCGCGGCCCCGACGACCGTCCGCCGCCGATGCTCGGCGAGCACGGCGAGGCCCTGCGCCGCGAGTTCGGCCTCAACCCTGCACCCGTCAAGACCCAGACCCCATCCGCATGA